The Raphanus sativus cultivar WK10039 chromosome 2, ASM80110v3, whole genome shotgun sequence DNA segment GTGTCCTCATTTTCTGAACCAGAAACCCCTTCAtagcaacaacaacagcaaaTCAAAATCATACACTTGACTATGAtcaaattctgattttttttttttaactataacATGCTTTTTTACCTTTGAAAGAAGAATTCTGGCTCCAGCGTGCTTGTTATCCCAACCAAAAGTGTTATCGTACTCAGCAGCTCCAAGGATTTGTCCATTGACTTTTATGTAATTCAAATACTTTAGATTCCTTGTAGCTTTTTGTAACCAAGCAGCTCCCCACAACAACTCATCCTCCAAAtcaagaataaaaagaaaagctttccttaatttcattttttttcctccaaaatctTTACTTACTTTTGTGTATATACTAAAGAAACCCATTTACCTGATAACCAGAGAAAGAGCAATAAAATGGACAAACATCTGGTTTCAATCCTGCACTGTATGTTCCTCTGTATCTATCCGCAAATGCAAAAACCTTGaattcaacaacaacaagagatCAATCAGTTTTGTCTTGACACAACTTTTGTCTGAAAAAAATTATCTATCAAATGGTTTACTTACCCTAATGGCTCGTTTGAGGAGGATTTTGGAGTAAGAAGGATCAGATTTCCTGAAAACAATAGCAGCAGCAGCAAGAGCAGCTGCAGTTTCAGCGGCGACATCAGAGCCAGGAGTGTTCTTGTCAACTTTAAACACACTTCTTTGTGTATCCATGTCTTCTGGTCTTTCCCAACAAGAATGGTCTTTGTTTGCATCACCAACTTGAACATAAATGGTGTCAGGACGTGAAGTTGCTTTGAGTAGATAATCTGTGGCCCAACGAATCGCTACTTTAGCATTTCCTAATTCAGATTTCATGAGACCACCGAACTCAATCACACTCCATGAGAGCATCGTTGTTGTGAATGCCATTGGGAATCCGAACTTGATGTTGTCTCCTGCATCATAGTACCCTCCAACCAAGTCCACCTAACaattaaacaaagaaaaatgaaaaaaaaaaaattagggtttcacCTACATTGTTGAGATCTGTGTTTGCCTAagtaaaccaaaataaataaaaataaaaataaaattagggTTTCTAGATAAGTGAAAgatataaaccctaatttcatcCTCTGTTCTATTCACACTAAAATCATGAGAGTAAAGGTAGAATCTTTTGATGATATTAGTACATAACCTAACCTAACCTATATTGCTGAGATCTGTCAGTAAACAAGAAAACTTTTTCCATACTAAACCAAAAACCTTGGGGAAAGTTGAGGTGATTTACATGAAGAGCAGAGCCATCAGAGAGACCAGAGTCTCTTCTCCAAGTCATTCTCTGGTTGGAAGGAAGCTTCCCAGACCTTTGGCCTTCGAAGAAAAGGATAGATTTGGTGAGAGCGTCTTTGTAGTTGTGTTTGGCCAAGTTGTGACGATGGTGGTTGGTGTAGAAAAGAGAAGAGTCAGAGTTAGAGAAGCCAttgcagaggaagaagaagaaagagaggaaaATGGTGACTCTGAAAGCatatgaggaagaagaaaagccAATGAGAGCCATTTTCTCTGAGAGAGAAAGTTTATATTAGCCAATGGGCGAAGAGATTGCAGAAGCTGCTTTGTgggaaacagaggaagtatcTCTGCAGTTTATAGGGGGAGAAAGGTTtgtctgtctctctctctcctctctgtGGCAAAGTAAAAAAGTTTCTTTGACTACTCTTTTTTTGTGTTTTCCATACGGTAAAAATTAGAACTGAAAGTCTTACATTGTCAGTAGAAATAGACAATAGAGAGAAGAGACTTATGGAATAGTTTTTGGCCAAAGtcagaagaaacaaaactaagAGGGTTTTTGGGATAATACTCAAAGACAACTCATTGTATTTACTTTTGCAGGTTTTTTATATAATAGCATCTCCAATAGTAAGattcatttaaaaaacaaaattaacacTATTACTATTTGTTATAAGTTAAactttatcatattatataattagtatacatttttttataacataattaGCATACATCTCTTTATGTTATATGAACAACAactattgtattttatataagaaaatacttAATGCATATTCACTTTTAGCGATTCAATAAAGTTTTCTAAAATgataaatgaatttatttatcgtattttttaaaattgaatttaaagtTTTCAGAGTTTTTGCTATTAACATATAACTAGATGAcaacaataatataaaacttgaaattAGCTAggtaataaaaaatttcaattttatttaaagtaaaaaagtTAAAGTTAAGAACTAgtttgtaattaaaaatatttttaaaataaaattgaatagtATTTTTCagattgaaaataattttatttaatttttcagcATTTGAAAAATGAAGTTTcatttagaacaaaaaaatgaagtaaaaaggaaaaatgaagCACTAACAAATCCCCAAGAATAGTTCGGTTCCAGATAATTAAGGCTAAAACATGAAATCATGTCCGTTTGAAACAATAATAAATTAGTTCAtgacatgatttaaatttataaccGACAGGTTTACAGTTTACTCttaactttcttttcttttttgataaaagaggaaaaaaaagaaactttcttCTACTCGGTGAGTGAGAGATGGGGAATCGCAGATCTAACTTATGCCCAGAAAATTACTTCCAGGGATACTTTTTCACTTTCCATTCACACAAATAGACACTTCATGTTTATGACACACTTTTTATGTGGTCTTTGTCTTTTTTACCCTCTAagtatttctttctttctcttacTTCCTCTAaacaaactgttttttttttttccgaaaaaTATTTCAGGTTCTCAATAGAAAGTAAAGACCCTTCTAAAAGGTTTTCAAAAACTTTTCTAAAATCTACAATCTCACCGTCATACCTTCTAATCAAGTCACAGCCTTTTTCTCTGAAATCTTTCTCTGAAATCTCCATTGTTGTTGTGGGTCTTCAAGTTGTGGTCAGCTCCTCCTCCTTTGTAGTTCTCAAAGTTGGTCAACACCGACAATTTATCTAATTTGTTTTTATCGATTCCTCTCATAATTCTTACTCTAGTTTCTGTGTACTTAAATTTGCAGATAACGGAAAGGATGTTCCCTACTAATACAAAAccttaatctctctctctctctctctctctctctctctctccgccaTTTAGTTTTGTGTAGTTTCCGGTTGCTTTcaccaaaatttttaaaatgcaaGCTTGATTTTTGcctttaaaatttacttatgtTTGTTTCATTTAATTTCCATGTCCAAAATCTCAACTCTTGTTTTTTGTTCTAAATATTACAGAGAATTGAAAGAATGCGTCTTCCATCTTTTTGTTCAGATCCATGTTCCTCCTTTTTGATTTTACATTCCTGGTTTTAGTTCTTCTCTCAAAGAGAAGAAGGAACATACTTATAGATCTGGCTTTACCGATTTAGTGGTTTTCTCCTTCACAAAGACTTCGGAATTTGATATACCACATGCACATGTCTTCTGTCCACAACAACACCATCCACTCCTCCCAAGTCCCACACAACCACAACCACATCCACATATTCTCTGTCCACAATACCCAAAAAATACGCACATAGTGGAAATGTTAAATGAGGAGCTTATAGCTGATCAAAGAATTTTCGACAAGAGTCTATGGTGTGGAGAAAATTCATCCGAGTCTCTGATTTCCATTAAATCGCACAGAAGAAACATGTCCACTTGAAGTAAATTGTCCctcttaaaataaaaactctTACCAAAACAGACAATTAAAAAATATGCTTCTACCAGGACGTATAAGTTCTTACTTCACAAGAACTAGTTCGGCCAACTGGATTGAAAAGGTGCCACCACTGGTATCCATACACCCACTCACTACCAGAGCTTTGACCACAACATCCGCGACCACAACAACACTTCCCCTAACCACGAGAGTACCATCCACAACACATCCGACCGCCACAACAATCACACTAACCACAAGAGTCCCATCCACAACACACCCGACCACCACAACAATCACACAAACCACGAGAGTCCCATCAACAATACACTCAAGAACCCCAGTCCGACCACTAACTTTGGGATTTTCATCCCCACCTCTCATGTATGTTCCCGGAAACTGCAAAAACCTTGAATCCATCTTCTGCAACCTCAACAACCAACAAAATGCATTAACTCCTCGCACTTGCCTCGTTTATTCGgacatttaatattaaaacacaACCATTAGATCAAATAGGCACTTTTGGATTGTGTGGCTCACATAAGGATGTCAATTGGGCTGTCCGGACGGAAGTGGACATGTCCAGATGGGCTTTTTTTTGGGGCGTTTTTGGTCTTGATGTCCAAATAGGTCCATGTCCAAATAGTCCATGTCCAAATAGAACCATGTCCAAATAGTCCATGTCCAAATAGGACCATGTCCAGTTGGACTGTCCATGGAGTCCAGTTCGCCCActtgatgtaaaaaaatatacagattctaaattttatatataacaacagatattttgattaaaactaCATGTTTGAGCTCGAGAGATATGAGATCGAGAGATAAGAGTGACggccaaatgaaaaaaaataatttttcccCAATTAAAAACCCTagacattttaataatttggacGGTCCATGTCCATCTGGTCTTGTCCATTAGTCTTTGGGCGTATTTGGGCGTTGTCCAGTtggacaacaaaatattttggacgGATTTGGGCATGTCCATATTAGTCCATATTAATTTGGACATGGACGTCCATGGACAGAGTGTCCAATTGACATCCCTAGGCTCACATGACATCACACTCTCCTATACACCTAACACCAATTTAATTTATTGTCTAGCTATCTATCTAACTAAACTAGCAAAACCAAAGTAACTATTTCCTAACTTTACAACTCACACGTGAAACACTCCACTTAGCTTAAGGGCAAAAGTGTCAAAATTAAACTTCAATTTCATCTATTGTGTGCTGTAAACATAATGTGTTCTTTTGTGTAGTAAAAAAGACAAATGTGTCTGATTGTGTAACTCTCTCGAAACTTATgaccaaatataaaatttagtttttttttatcaaagataaaatttagttacaaatctgatttattttatttgcatGCATCCCTTTGCACGtctgatatttttagataagaTTCGGTGCTTGTGAAGTTTGTTAAAGACAAACCCATCTTTTTTTCAATTCAGCGTTTTTGAAGTTTGTAAATGACGAATGTTTTTGCCGAAGAAATAATAGCACAATTTTACAGTTAACTGTTATCCAGACTGTTGAACAGTTCACCCTGGTCTAGATAATCTAgtgaacatatatattaatagaataTTCGATAATGATTATGAGATTATCAACACTACTTTGTAATCATTTCACAAACATGTGTGCATGTGACTAGCATTATCATATGAATTCTACGATGAACAATAAGCTCTGGGGACTTTAAGAATATCtccaaaaatacattttattttattatgaaatttttaaaattctatatttgaagtttttattaaagcaaaactttaaatttaactttataactatttgtattttatactgtggtttttgtatttttcataattaatttataactcataaattttttgtaaataactAGCTCATAcataaacatattattataatattgattaaaaaatattatattaaatataaattttcaacaaaataacataattaatattaaacttcAAAAGAATACTATACTACttcacaaaattattttaagtaatGCATATATGATTAACTAGTgcattttgaaataaaaataaatctgtttatttttaatctgTACATTAcaaactttctttttttgaaaacgggtgattttaaatttgtaaatacattatatatgaacaagaaagtaaaagagaaaaataaaaattgctaaaatacttaaattcTATCAAAGATATTaattaggcctgggcatttcggatatcggttcggttcggttcgggtattttgggTTTCTGGTCTTTCGGGTCTAGAACTTTAGGAtccgatagggtaatttcaaattttcggttcCGGATCGGTTTGGACCGtaccgggtccgggtcgggtcgggtcttagGTAGTTAGACACATTcgggtaactagaatttatcggttcggttttggatcgggttcgggtcggttcggttcggatttgacctaaaaaatacctaaaaatacaaaaaaaatatctgaaaatattaatatatctgaaactatttgaaattttattcagaatttgtgtgttttattatattaaaatgtgtatatatattaaaatatgcgAGATACAACAATAATTGGTTGTCTCCTAGTGGTTGACTCCCTTGCTCTATAGATAAATAACCCGTCTTCGACTCCTCCtcgattcattttatttaatttacattattaattcgggtaTCCATCGGGTTTCcgtttcgggtcgggtcgggtaaAAGACCTCCGGGTTctctacaacaagacccgataggATAATTTGATCTGGTCGGTTTCTACCCGGACCGGGTTTTTCGGATCAGTTTTgggtcgggtcttcgggtccaggtaaaatgcccagccctaataTTAATAATCTTGAACATATTCGATCTGAATAAGAAAGAATCGTAAGAAGAAGAcatcaaaacaacaacaaccatcTTTGCTTACATAAAATTTGTTCGGACAATATATTGGATCTTTTGGAGATTCCAGATCAAATTTATATGACTATTAGTGTTTtctgtaatatttaaatatctgtaataattatgtcttcatgtaaatttttaaaagctttttCTTATTGCTAAGTTTCTTTCGTATTGTTGTTGTCCaaatctagttttaaaatattttaaatttatttcaataatttctatttaattttatgtataagattaaatttataaaaaattgaaatttttttgagatataattttcttaaagaaTAATTTGATAAAcgagaaaatattttagaattataaaTATGATGTATAATTGTAGGAGCCaaaatgcaaacaaaaatatgaaacttcaaatttgaatttttgagtagtgaaacttcaaatataaagtttcacTTCTCAAAActtcaattaattttatgtattcTAAAATTACGAAAATAAGTATCTCCGTTtcattttacataattttgagatacttaaattaaatatatatgtgtattttgTAAATTCAAAAGTGatagtctaaactattaaaattgaattacaAGTTAGAAATAACTATCACCTTTAATACTACAAGTCCATATACCACTGTCTTAAAACGTGATTATTACTATAATCAAAACAAGAATTAATTTAAACTATTAACCAATCATTACATCTTCTCTTAGCCAATCCTAACTCTTTTATAGATTTGTAATcacaaaacaaaatacaatGGCAATCTGTCCTAGACTGCTTCATCAGGTGGCtccattataattttataacattttattgaCAAATCTAAacaatataatttcatatattcAGTAAACGAAAAATTcaacaaataatatatcattaGTTCTTTATTCTTCGGATTAAAATGTGAGCACAAAACTAACAAAGAACTCTTTATCATTTGAATACTACTATTTTTATGCGTAACCCtattattatcatattaataattttaccaAAAGATGTCAAAAAGTGAATAGTAATTTTACCAAAATATGGCTAATATAATTTTCTAGATGAATATTATACTCAAATAATCTATAGTTATCTACAATTAAGGACATTTGAAATACATTTCAATCTTTTAAAtgcaatatattaaaaacttcGTATTAGTTACTCTcctatgtaaataaaaaaaacttattgaaAGAACGTGTACCAAAAGTTTGAATATCCACCAACGATATTCCTACTTCAACAACATCCTATTTATTCTAACATtactaatatagaaaatattttagtataataaataaaattactaatacaaaaatatagttccaaaaatatatgacaattaaaatatatactacaaaaatttatataaattaatatctatatAACTGTAATACAGATCAAAATCTAAATCTTGTTTGATAAGTAATAGGGAAAGCTTATATCTTATCATCGACCaaatatcacatatatatacGTGGGACTCGTAGTTATCAagactgttgggcccaaatatggtcCGCTAGCCGACGATAGAACCGAAACAAATATTGGGCTAAGACGAAGCCCAACGCGTATCGGTGACCTTAACTAAGGTTTAATACGAAGCCGGAGGCTGGAAACTAAGGGAAATCTTCGaagaggtcacggtgaagaggGAGCTCACATCACAACAGAAGGAGCGCATGACctggtcaaagggaagctgttgcagatttattaataaacggagaagatctcgaAGATTAGTTGAAGAACATCAAGAGAAGTctaaggctatttaaagagaaggtcgaggacTAAAGAAGGGAGAATTATTCATTTTTGACGATCATTCATATCTTAAATACTTTTTCATCTTTGTAATCAATTAAGAGGAACATCTCTTTGTAACCACtcttttatcaaaatcatcaatacaaatcgaagttcattcaacaagttattacgggattcagcccgcgttatctttccctaaccttttcctaaactttaacctgacctaaaattcaggaggtgagtttaatccctcacaattggcgccgtctgtggggaagaaacaatcgaatcccttaccctAACTTGAGGAtaaatcctaccgatcagacaacaaatccgtctgaccttaacctcccgattcagagcgatggctcaccgaacgatggaggctctagtctcgtaaccTCGGAGtctcgacgtggcgaccaccgatctgggcaacagcctccggctagcgctcgaacgagccagactgcAACTGGAGCCactaacccgagatcatcaagtggaaccgcccccgggcttccagtcaccgagaatcctcagcagcaagccattccgaatcaaacggaggctcaacGTCAAGCtcgggggtcactttccgagatcgattgaccgatccctcattcccccgaggacgtttagacttttctcctgatagcactgctccggaaggacggggatctgctttgcagacacctcatactgggacagctcccgcGTTTAACCCACCtgtcaccagtgctatgggaagtaacgtagcgacaaccagctccacaccCAGTCAGATCGCTAACCGGagcactcgcttacctcctccgccgcctgatttaaggtccggagcaggagtatccttcccatccgggggcagaacatcagcttcggtttatcaaaccagaagctcaaccCCGAATGTGGACGGGTATCAAAGGGTAGATTCAGATAACCCAAGAACtggtgagcgacttagcccaccaactgcatgggaagatgaaccaacacgattccgtcaggaacctgcccgtcggatacctaataacgacccaaatgtcctcctcttagagggacctgaagctatccgtagatatatggaacgaactcacgcagctctccaaaaattgggagctcaagtccataagaTAACGAGCTCAGCTCTCGAAATCGATAACTTGAttgaagaaacccgtggaactccattcactgacagaattgccagctcttacataagagatacccgaaaaatcagaatttccgagtatgatgggacctctgacccaaaggcctatttgagagccttccgattagctatcgtgaaagaccattttacacaggaagaatgtgagGCAGGTTACtacaggacattcgccgaaaacttggtcggaacagcccttgagtggttctctggtctcgaaccagcctcgatagacagtttcgatcagttaaccaatgccttcatgaagcagtactcgatccatatcctgaagcaagcctctgaggccgacctctggaaggtcagacaaggaatgggggactcgctacgagtctacatcaagaaattcagagcagtaagaactaagctctcgaatcccaacgaccaagtcgacatcgaggcccttagaagaGGTATGTGGTATAAATCGGAGTTttggtcagagctaacactcaatattcctccaactatcgatgatgctcttcataaagccactaAGTATATTACTTTAGAGGAGGAGACAACTGCACTGGATAAGCTCCACAAGAAACCTTAGAATCACCCGAAAGATGAATCCTCagaggcaaagggacctcataaaaggggAAACCTCCAAAACaatcaaactcagggagaacattccaaTGCAATCGAGgaggacaaggaagagaaacttgtcgccgcagcaaacaaaactccctggtcaaaaggctttgataaaaacaaacattgctcttatcatgatcgagaagggcactcaactgaggaatgttgggacctccaacgacaactggcagctaaattcgcagctggagaaataaagagcgtggaccttaaaaagccaccaccttatcagaaaagaggtcccagagacacctctccaaagcgcgagaggtcacctgagaaggagaccgattcgccacctcaagctcccaagaaaagagtcgatatgattctcggaaaattcccccaaggaaaaagtctacaagtcgaagctctcttgagcaagccgtcccctcaatcgagccccgattCGAGGGtagactgtatccttggaggatcagatatatgtcaagactccgtcaattccattaagaatcacgtactgaaggctgtgtctaatactggacctaagcctcataaccccgagtccaatactaagatttctttctggaaaagcgagacctcaaaccttgacatacctcacgatgatgcgctgatcgtcaccctgaacatcgcaggatacgaggttcctaaactcatgatagacacaggaagctctgttgaccttattttctacaacaccctaaaagggatggaaatagacgactacgaaattattggccaaaaagatAATCTcataggcttctccggagagacatctacctcattggggactatcaagctcccaatcatagctggcggagtaatgaaaatgaccaacttagtagtcatcgacagaccttccccgttccatgcgatcttgggaagaccttggatccacaaaatgaaggcagtagcctcgacttatcatcaatgcgtgaaattcccaacacctgaaggaattactaccgtacacggtagccagaagatatccaggatctgttacttgggaggattcgaaatcctcaaaaagtccccccaattgcaattacagatccaggagggtcgcgaaatgcaacaaaatattcgaggtcctcctaagaacctcaccgaaaaaggTTGCattgacgactcaaatcctgaaagacaggtgagcatcggatctgagctacctcttgagacaaaaaaggagctcattgacttcctgaaaagcaatgtcaaaacctttgcatggtccaccaatgacatgaaaggcatagatccgatcgtcaccacccataaactaaaagtagaccccactttcaaactgatcaaacaaaagcgtcgcaagctgggcctcgaaaaggctcaagctgttaacgacgaatttgaccgacttacgaaagctgggtccattcgagaggtacactaccctgactggttagctaaTCCGGTAGTCGTATAGAagaaaacgggaaatggagaatctgtgtagacttcaccgacctaaacaaggcttaaattaaagacagcttcccgttacctcacatcgaccgcatggttgaagcaacagctggccatcgactcctatcattcatggatgccttctcaggatacaaccaaatcatgatggatcccgaGGATCAGgaaaaaactgcattcataaccaaacaaggaacctattgttacaaggttatgccattcgggctaaagaacgcaggagctacctattaGAGGCTAGtgaataagatgtttgctgggcaactcgtaaaaaccatggaggtctatattgacgatatgctagtcaaatcctcagctggagaagaccatatctcccacttaagggaatgcttcgatatcctcaataagtacgatatgaagctcaatcccactaaatgtaccttcggggtaccttcaggcgagttcctaggctacctcgtaaccgaaagaggcattgaagccaacccgcagcagatagaaaccttcctagaaatgtcggcacctaagacaaccagagaggtacagagactgactggacgaatcgcatcattaaatcgattcatatccaagtccaccgataattgtctcccattctacaaacttctaagaaataataagaagttcttatgggacgagaaatgtgaggaagccttcaaacaattgaaagcttacctctctgAACCTCCGATCttatccaaacctgtagtaggagagccactgtaCCTGTATCTCGCCGTATCGACTGCcgcagttagcggcgtgctggtacgagaggaacaaaacgaacaaagacctatCTATTACActagcaagagtctgatagacgccgaaactagataccctacaatggaaaaattagcgctagcagtcgtaacagctgccagaaaattacgaacttacttccaatcgcactcgatcgtcgtagtgacctcacaaccattacgaatgatattacacagccccagccagtcagggcgattggctaaatgggccatagagctcagtgaatacgacatcgagtacagacctcgagcagcagcgaaggctcaggtccttgccgactttgtCATTGAGCtcgcatccgagcaattagactccgaaatggaatctccaaagtggagcctgtatgtcgacggagcctcatcaaaacaaggctccggtatcggtctacggctgacttcttcagcaggagaaaccaacgagcagtcctataggctcggattcagcgcctcaaataacgaagctgaatatgaagcactaatcgcagggttgaaactcgccctaaaCCTCAGAATTcaagagctaaacgcttatagtgattcaaagctagtagctagccagtttcacggagaatacgaAACAAGGGatgaaagaatgggggcatatctcgaagtcgtccagagcCTCGCTAGGCAGTttgacaaattcgagctaacaagggtcccacgaggagagaactcctcagcagatgcgctggctgctttagcctccacatcagacccccttgtaaaacggatcatacccgtagaaggaatcgaaaaaccaagcatcgacatagctactaaagctgagatagacagcaagctaaaagagcaacccgaaggtacctgtcctgaaacggtagctacccaagttctcacaacattctggttcccaaaagccaaaatacgtagctctaaaaagcatacctccgggaacacaatccaaaacacgaAAAACAATGAAGGTATTCCCCGAAATT contains these protein-coding regions:
- the LOC108819947 gene encoding endoglucanase 17, producing the protein MALIGFSSSSYAFRVTIFLSFFFFLCNGFSNSDSSLFYTNHHRHNLAKHNYKDALTKSILFFEGQRSGKLPSNQRMTWRRDSGLSDGSALHVDLVGGYYDAGDNIKFGFPMAFTTTMLSWSVIEFGGLMKSELGNAKVAIRWATDYLLKATSRPDTIYVQVGDANKDHSCWERPEDMDTQRSVFKVDKNTPGSDVAAETAAALAAAAIVFRKSDPSYSKILLKRAIRVFAFADRYRGTYSAGLKPDVCPFYCSFSGYQDELLWGAAWLQKATRNLKYLNYIKVNGQILGAAEYDNTFGWDNKHAGARILLSKGFLVQKMRTLSEYKGHADNFICSVIPGAPFSISQYTPGGLLFKMADENMQYVTSTSFLLLTYAKYLTSARTVVHCGGSVYTPGRLRAIAKRQVDYLLGDNPLRMSYMVGYGPKFPRRIHHRGSSLPCVASHPAKIQCHQGFSIMHSQSPNPNFLVGAVVGGPDKHDRFPDVRSDYEQSEPATYINSPLVGALAYFAHSYGQL